One window of the Benincasa hispida cultivar B227 chromosome 3, ASM972705v1, whole genome shotgun sequence genome contains the following:
- the LOC120073974 gene encoding mitogen-activated protein kinase kinase kinase 5 isoform X2, which translates to MRWLRNISFTPSSMVRIPGTGTGGDSPTRRATSRGSDDHNYRGVVWRFGASKYSRHRKLRNLSGRERDATSLAKWSDTTAEPVSLSRSPSTSDDHAVPLPLPEVSPLFQRRELNSSSNSAGGDGDCPLPSPPHKIGGAASPSAPFKSVFDSGEKQKKEDQIETRSSGRANRDARGYPESSRNGFWIDVPSRSAPTSPYASPTLSPQRNGSGNLSNFHHVAPVGNQGWSAPELPNFPYVAPVGNHVWSAPELPSSAMMRGVPPAFFDCSTLSSESSPMHSPRGRSPHRDPRSPTGATSPLHTKISLEIHAGRREGSGHVSVHPLPLPPGPGVPMPSASIPTMPSPSTSMPLPSTPVPSPSIPMPSASSSMALPSTPMASPSTPITQASTKTESISMKNQWQKGKLIGRGTFGSVYVASNRENGALCAMKEVELFHDDPKSAECIKQLEQEIKLLSQLKHPNIVQYYGCDSVEDRLYIYLEYVHPGSINKYVREHCGAMTESVVRNFTRHILSGLAYLHSTKTIHRDIKGANLLVDSCGVVKLADFGMAKHLTGQVADLSLKGSPYWMAPELLLSVMQKDNTPDLALAVDIWSLGCTIIEMFTGKPPWSEYEGAAAMFKVMKDTPPMPESLSYEARDFLKCCFQRNPAERPTAAMLLEHPFMKNLQHPDTLSCSPAVAGASLMDKCYSPSKQYSSKFDQSPSSMLPSSQSSKGKLAAESNVSIFPPFYP; encoded by the exons ATGCGTTGGTTACGTAACATCTCCTTTACACCTTCTTCAATGGTGAGGATTCCGGGAACTGGCACTGGTGGCGATTCTCCGACCAGAAGGGCTACTAGTAGAGGTTCTGACGATCATAATTATCGGGGCGTTGTTTGGCGTTTTGGTGCTTCTAAGTATTCCCGCCATAGGAAGCTTCGGAACTTAAGTGGACGTGAACGCGACGCCACTTCTTTGGCTAAATGGTCTGATACTACGGCTGAGCCTGTCTCTTTGTCGCGATCCCCGAGTACTTCTGATGATCATGCCGTGCCCTTGCCACTCCCGGAGGTTTCTCCCTTATTTCAGCGACGTGAACTGAACTCCAGTTCGAATTCTGCTGGTGGAGATGGGGATTGCCCTCTTCCATCGCCTCCTCATAAGATTGGGGGTGCGGCCTCCCCTAGCGCTCCGTTTAAAAG TGTATTTGATTCCGGGGAAAAGCAGAAGAAAGAAGATCAGATTGAGACAAGGTCATCTGGGAGGGCGAATCGAGATGCAAGAGGATATCCTGAAAGTTCCCGGAACGGTTTTTGGATTGATGTTCCTAGTAGAAGTGCTCCTACTAGTCCTTATGCAAGTCCTACACTCAGTCCCCAAAGAAATGGTTCCGGTAACCTTTCAAATTTCCATCATGTGGCTCCAGTAGGAAATCAAGGCTGGTCTGCACCTGAGTTGCCAAATTTCCCTTATGTGGCTCCAGTTGGAAATCACGTCTGGTCTGCACCGGAGCTGCCATCCTCAGCAATGATGCGAGGGGTTCCTCCTGCATTCTTCGATTGCTCCACTCTTAGTTCTGAGAGTTCTCCAATGCATAGCCCAAGAGGTAGAAGTCCCCACCGAGATCCCAGAAGTCCAACAGGAGCTACATCTCCATTGCACACCAAGATTTCCCTTGAAATACATGCTGGACGTCGTGAAGGTTCTGGTCATGTCAGTGTCCACCCTTTACCTCTTCCTCCTGGTCCTGGAGTGCCAATGCCTTcagcatcaatcccaacaatgcCTTCACCATCAACCTCCATGCCTCTACCATCAACCCCTGTGCCTTCACCATCAATTCCAATGCCTTCAGCATCATCCTCAATGGCTCTACCATCAACCCCAATGGCTTCACCATCAACCCCAATTACACAAGCTAGCACTAAAACTGAGTCAATCTCAATGAAAAATCAATGGCAGAAAGGAAAGCTTATTGGCCGGGGCACATTCGGAAGTGTGTATGTTGCTAGCAACAG AGAAAATGGAGCTTTATGTGCAATGAAGGAAGTTGAACTATTTCATGACGATCCAAAGTCAGCTGAATGTATAAAGCAATTAGAACag GAGATCAAGCTTCTGAGCCAGCTAAAACATCCAAATATTGTCCAGTACTATGGTTGTGATAGT GTTGAAGATCGACTATATATATACCTGGAGTATGTTCATCCTGgttcaattaataaatatgtTCGTGAACATTGTGGAGCCATGACAGAATCTGTTGTTCGAAATTTTACTCGACACATCCTCTCAGGGTTGGCCTACTTGCACAGCACAAAGACTATACACCG GGACATTAAAGGTGCTAATTTGCTTGTAGACTCTTGTGGGGTTGTCAAGCTTGCTGACTTTGGAATGGCTAAACAT CTTACAGGACAAGTTGCTGATCTTTCTTTAAAGGGAAGTCCATACTGGATGGCTCCTGAG CTCCTTCTGTCTGTGATGCAGAAAGACAACACCCCTGATCTTGCCCTAGCAGTTGATATTTGGAGCCTTGGTTGCACTATTATAGAAATGTTCACTGGCAAACCACCTTGGAGCGAATATGAAGGG GCTGCAGCTATGTTTAAGGTCATGAAAGATACCCCACCAATGCCTGAATCATTATCATACGAAGCCAGAGATTTCTTAAAATGCTGCTTTCAGAGAAATCCTGCAGAGAGGCCGACCGCTGCAATGCTGCTTGAACATCCGTTCATGAAAAACTTGCAGCATCCAGATACTTTGTCATGCTCTCCGGCTGTTGCTGGAGCAAGTTTGATG GATAAATGCTATAGCCCAAGTAAACAATATTCAAGTAAATTTGATCAGTCACCCTCTTCCATGCTTCCAAGCTCACAAAGTTCCAAGGGAAAGTTAGCGGCCGAGAG TAATGTCTCGATATTCCCCCCGTTCTACCCTTGA
- the LOC120073974 gene encoding mitogen-activated protein kinase kinase kinase 5 isoform X1 — MRWLRNISFTPSSMVRIPGTGTGGDSPTRRATSRGSDDHNYRGVVWRFGASKYSRHRKLRNLSGRERDATSLAKWSDTTAEPVSLSRSPSTSDDHAVPLPLPEVSPLFQRRELNSSSNSAGGDGDCPLPSPPHKIGGAASPSAPFKSVFDSGEKQKKEDQIETRSSGRANRDARGYPESSRNGFWIDVPSRSAPTSPYASPTLSPQRNGSGNLSNFHHVAPVGNQGWSAPELPNFPYVAPVGNHVWSAPELPSSAMMRGVPPAFFDCSTLSSESSPMHSPRGRSPHRDPRSPTGATSPLHTKISLEIHAGRREGSGHVSVHPLPLPPGPGVPMPSASIPTMPSPSTSMPLPSTPVPSPSIPMPSASSSMALPSTPMASPSTPITQASTKTESISMKNQWQKGKLIGRGTFGSVYVASNRENGALCAMKEVELFHDDPKSAECIKQLEQEIKLLSQLKHPNIVQYYGCDSVEDRLYIYLEYVHPGSINKYVREHCGAMTESVVRNFTRHILSGLAYLHSTKTIHRDIKGANLLVDSCGVVKLADFGMAKHLTGQVADLSLKGSPYWMAPELLLSVMQKDNTPDLALAVDIWSLGCTIIEMFTGKPPWSEYEGAAAMFKVMKDTPPMPESLSYEARDFLKCCFQRNPAERPTAAMLLEHPFMKNLQHPDTLSCSPAVAGASLMDKCYSPSKQYSSKFDQSPSSMLPSSQSSKGKLAAESVIGPLSHHETSDLTVMSRYSPRSTLEALPILSPPRSVPNVHHLGSPTNAVGVVNQTNKKTIH, encoded by the exons ATGCGTTGGTTACGTAACATCTCCTTTACACCTTCTTCAATGGTGAGGATTCCGGGAACTGGCACTGGTGGCGATTCTCCGACCAGAAGGGCTACTAGTAGAGGTTCTGACGATCATAATTATCGGGGCGTTGTTTGGCGTTTTGGTGCTTCTAAGTATTCCCGCCATAGGAAGCTTCGGAACTTAAGTGGACGTGAACGCGACGCCACTTCTTTGGCTAAATGGTCTGATACTACGGCTGAGCCTGTCTCTTTGTCGCGATCCCCGAGTACTTCTGATGATCATGCCGTGCCCTTGCCACTCCCGGAGGTTTCTCCCTTATTTCAGCGACGTGAACTGAACTCCAGTTCGAATTCTGCTGGTGGAGATGGGGATTGCCCTCTTCCATCGCCTCCTCATAAGATTGGGGGTGCGGCCTCCCCTAGCGCTCCGTTTAAAAG TGTATTTGATTCCGGGGAAAAGCAGAAGAAAGAAGATCAGATTGAGACAAGGTCATCTGGGAGGGCGAATCGAGATGCAAGAGGATATCCTGAAAGTTCCCGGAACGGTTTTTGGATTGATGTTCCTAGTAGAAGTGCTCCTACTAGTCCTTATGCAAGTCCTACACTCAGTCCCCAAAGAAATGGTTCCGGTAACCTTTCAAATTTCCATCATGTGGCTCCAGTAGGAAATCAAGGCTGGTCTGCACCTGAGTTGCCAAATTTCCCTTATGTGGCTCCAGTTGGAAATCACGTCTGGTCTGCACCGGAGCTGCCATCCTCAGCAATGATGCGAGGGGTTCCTCCTGCATTCTTCGATTGCTCCACTCTTAGTTCTGAGAGTTCTCCAATGCATAGCCCAAGAGGTAGAAGTCCCCACCGAGATCCCAGAAGTCCAACAGGAGCTACATCTCCATTGCACACCAAGATTTCCCTTGAAATACATGCTGGACGTCGTGAAGGTTCTGGTCATGTCAGTGTCCACCCTTTACCTCTTCCTCCTGGTCCTGGAGTGCCAATGCCTTcagcatcaatcccaacaatgcCTTCACCATCAACCTCCATGCCTCTACCATCAACCCCTGTGCCTTCACCATCAATTCCAATGCCTTCAGCATCATCCTCAATGGCTCTACCATCAACCCCAATGGCTTCACCATCAACCCCAATTACACAAGCTAGCACTAAAACTGAGTCAATCTCAATGAAAAATCAATGGCAGAAAGGAAAGCTTATTGGCCGGGGCACATTCGGAAGTGTGTATGTTGCTAGCAACAG AGAAAATGGAGCTTTATGTGCAATGAAGGAAGTTGAACTATTTCATGACGATCCAAAGTCAGCTGAATGTATAAAGCAATTAGAACag GAGATCAAGCTTCTGAGCCAGCTAAAACATCCAAATATTGTCCAGTACTATGGTTGTGATAGT GTTGAAGATCGACTATATATATACCTGGAGTATGTTCATCCTGgttcaattaataaatatgtTCGTGAACATTGTGGAGCCATGACAGAATCTGTTGTTCGAAATTTTACTCGACACATCCTCTCAGGGTTGGCCTACTTGCACAGCACAAAGACTATACACCG GGACATTAAAGGTGCTAATTTGCTTGTAGACTCTTGTGGGGTTGTCAAGCTTGCTGACTTTGGAATGGCTAAACAT CTTACAGGACAAGTTGCTGATCTTTCTTTAAAGGGAAGTCCATACTGGATGGCTCCTGAG CTCCTTCTGTCTGTGATGCAGAAAGACAACACCCCTGATCTTGCCCTAGCAGTTGATATTTGGAGCCTTGGTTGCACTATTATAGAAATGTTCACTGGCAAACCACCTTGGAGCGAATATGAAGGG GCTGCAGCTATGTTTAAGGTCATGAAAGATACCCCACCAATGCCTGAATCATTATCATACGAAGCCAGAGATTTCTTAAAATGCTGCTTTCAGAGAAATCCTGCAGAGAGGCCGACCGCTGCAATGCTGCTTGAACATCCGTTCATGAAAAACTTGCAGCATCCAGATACTTTGTCATGCTCTCCGGCTGTTGCTGGAGCAAGTTTGATG GATAAATGCTATAGCCCAAGTAAACAATATTCAAGTAAATTTGATCAGTCACCCTCTTCCATGCTTCCAAGCTCACAAAGTTCCAAGGGAAAGTTAGCGGCCGAGAG TGTGATTGGCCCACTATCTCATCATGAAACCTCTGACTTAACAGTAATGTCTCGATATTCCCCCCGTTCTACCCTTGAAGCACTTCCAATACTGTCTCCTCCGCGTTCGGTTCCCAATGTACATCATCTCGGTTCCCCTACAAATGCGGTTGGCGTTGTAAATCAAACCAATAAGAAGACCATACACTAA